A single region of the Anomaloglossus baeobatrachus isolate aAnoBae1 chromosome 2, aAnoBae1.hap1, whole genome shotgun sequence genome encodes:
- the LOC142290961 gene encoding uncharacterized protein LOC142290961: protein MSFNTFSYNTDEVSSILSKVSIPNTFLSVPTEEVRSRDYEKELRRHTALELHLATLAEYHRVQRIPRGLRVSLKPTLFSDKPNFCTKFESIINKCSMDLIILTIEFLQAEIEDLGKNITCIEQQLQNTVPSTEWDRIHTKTKDNIAEFRKILQDRKRQKFLRDQEDYSKNRVYRWQYCEDTPRRPAFHNRYSSSSGSDTDQYSSRQPHFLAQRSGPRGKRGAVRGAVGSTSTYRVQTRSQAPST, encoded by the exons ATGTCTTTCAATACTTTCTCTTATAACACAGATGAAGTCAGCAGCATATTGTCTAAAGTCTCTATACCTAACACTTTTTTATCGGTTCCCACGGAAGAGGTTCGTTCCAGAGACTATGAGAAGGAACTGAGAAGGCACACCGCACTCGAATTACATCTGGCCACGTTGGCTGAATACCACCGTGTTCAGCGCATCCCCAGAGGACTGCGGGTGTCACTGAAACCGACTCTTTTTTCCGATAAACCAAATTTTTGTACCAAATTCGAGAGCATCATCAATAAGTGCTCTATGGACCTTATAATTCTGACCATTGAATTCTTACAAGCAGAAATTGAAGATCTTGGTAAGAACATTACCTGCATTGAACAGCAACTCCAAAATACTGTTCCCAGCACGGAGTGGGACAGGATTCACACCAAAACTAAGGACAACATAGCTGAATTCAGAAAGATCCTGCAAGACCGGAAGAGACAGAAGTTTCTCAGAGATCAGGAGGATTACTCCAAAAATCGGGTCTATCGGTGGCAGTATTGTGAGGATACCCCGAGACGACCTGCCTTCCACAATCGTTACTCATCATCTTCAGGGTCCGATACAGACCAGTACTCCTCCCGACAACCCCATTTTTTAGCCCAACGTTCCGGTCCAAGAGGAAAACGAGGCGCAGTAAGAGGGGCCGTGGGATCCACGTCAACATACCGTGTACAAACACGGTCACAG GCACCCTCCACCTGA